From the genome of Vitis riparia cultivar Riparia Gloire de Montpellier isolate 1030 chromosome 2, EGFV_Vit.rip_1.0, whole genome shotgun sequence, one region includes:
- the LOC117930328 gene encoding UPF0481 protein At3g47200-like, with amino-acid sequence MEEQQESRNVGEKEGDQPSRNSGQTGPEPKEHRTGIVEMSDKVMKNWIRSLQKAKERTQSQTQWPRIPRVPQILRRTQDFSKFYEPRVISFGPYQHGKPDLHLEEMIKPLYAEQFLADSNQDIKDLYKKIGSNIKAVRDCYDSNSTKEYDDEALAWMMLLDGCFLLQFIRETDTSNVLRYHQRCLVKLDLLLLENQLPFGVLKLIFEGVKFNDGPPMEEMIKKFVTNTGRPTGIQLEEENEEPSHLLDLLRSALLGRFKMIRRSQPEKEQQPEKKGKSSSRQGGDRGSCCPWKKGIWKSFRNIKELKAAGIHLQLNRMGSLRDISFNSHFFYGCLKLPPIIIDGFTSPSS; translated from the coding sequence ATGGAAGAGCAGCAAGAAAGCAGGAACGTTGGAGAGAAAGAAGGCGACCAACCAAGCAGGAACAGTGGCCAAACTGGCCCTGAGCCTAAAGAGCATCGTACTGGCATTGTTGAAATGAGTGACAAGGTGATGAAAAATTGGATTCGGTCCCttcaaaaagcaaaagaaaggaCTCAATCTCAAACTCAGTGGCCAAGAATACCAAGGGTTCCTCAGATACTTAGGCGGACCCAGGATTTCAGCAAATTCTACGAACCGAGGGTAATTTCATTCGGCCCTTACCAGCACGGCAAGCCCGACCTTCACCTTGAGGAAATGATCAAGCCTCTATATGCCGAACAATTCCTGGCTGATAGTAACCAGGACATCAAAGATTTGTACAAAAAAATTGGAAGTAATATCAAGGCAGTGAGGGACTGCTATGATTCGAATAGTACAAAGGAGTACGATGATGAGGCACTCGCCTGGATGATGCTTCTGGATGGGTGTTTTTTACTACAATTCATCCGCGAGACAGATACAAGTAACGTTCTTAGATATCACCAAAGATGTCTTGTGAAGCTGGACTTGTTGTTGCTGGAGAATCAACTTCCCTTTGGAGTCCTCAAGTTGATTTTTGAGGGGGTAAAATTCAATGATGGTCCACCAATGGAagagatgataaaaaaattcgTCACTAACACCGGAAGGCCCACAGGAATACAGCTGGAAGAGGAGAACGAAGAGCCCTCTCATCTCCTCGACCTTTTGCGAAGTGCTCTCCTTGGCAGGTTTAAAATGATTAGGAGGAGTCAGCCCGAAAAAGAGCAGCAACCTGAGAAAAAGGGAAAGTCGTCGTCGCGTCAAGGAGGAGATAGGGGGTCCTGTTGCCCATGGAAGAAAGGCATTTGGAAGTCTTTTCGAAACATCAAGGAGCTTAAAGCTGCCGGGATCCATCTCCAACTGAATCGAATGGGTTCCTTGAGAGACATTTCTTTCAATTCCCACTTCTTCTATGGCTGTCTGAAACTTCCCCCAATAATCATTGATGGCTTCACGAGCCCAAGTTCTTGA
- the LOC117932473 gene encoding LOW QUALITY PROTEIN: heat shock factor protein HSF8 (The sequence of the model RefSeq protein was modified relative to this genomic sequence to represent the inferred CDS: deleted 2 bases in 1 codon) yields MEGASGSSSAVNSGGGPPPHPIPNSNAPPPFLSKTYDMVDDPGTNSIVSWSPTNNSFVVWNPPEFARDLLPKYFKHNNFSSFVRQLNTYGFRKVDPDRWEFANEGFLRGQKHLLRNINRRKPAHGHNLQQPQQSHSQGSSVGACVEVGKFGLEEEVERLKRDKNVLMQELVRLRQQQQTTDNQLQTMVQRLQGMEQRQQQMMSFLAKAVQSPGFLAQFVQQQNESNRRITEANKKRRLKREDIAEGEHSAAPSDGQIVKYQPLMNEATKAMLRQMVKMDTSAFSNDSDNFLIGDVSSSSNGVEKGGSSTCVSGVTLQEVPPTSLPVASGVPSHDPSAPISEIQSPPDICALVGAQEAVPISIAQPDVILPELSQIPEMLPKSIVDIHKDDYVGPQSGNVEFMDPISLGIDGAMPIDIDNISADPDIDALLDASSNFWEDLLVDNDEVESTPLEDTTKGNEMQPSENGWDKAQHMAKLTEQMGLLTSDAKRI; encoded by the exons GTCCGCCTCCTCATCCGATTCCGAATTCGAATGCGCCGCCACCGTTCCTTAGCAAGACCTACGATATGGTCGATGATCCTGGCACTAATTCGATCGTGTCCTGGAGTCCAACCAACAATAGCTTCGTGGTTTGGAACCCTCCCGAGTTCGCAAGAGACCTTTTACCGAAGTACTTCAAGCACAACAATTTTTCGAGCTTTGTGAGGCAGTTGAACACATAT GGATTCAGGAAGGTTGATCCAGACCGTTGGGAATTTGCAAATGAGGGATTTTTGAGGGGTCAAAAACACCTATTGAGGAATATAAATCGGCGAAAACCTGCCCATGGACATAATCTTCAACAGCCACAGCAATCACATTCACAGGGTTCATCAGTTGGAGCTTGTGTAGAGGTGGGCAAGTTTGGGTTGGAGGAAGAGGTAGAAAGGCTTAAAAGGGACAAAAATGTGCTTATGCAGGAACTTGTTAGGTTGAGGCAACAGCAACAGACAACTGATAACCAGTTGCAGACCATGGTGCAGCGCCTTCAGGGAATGGAGCAGCGACAACAACAAATGATGTCTTTCCTGGCAAAGGCTGTGCAGAGCCCTGGCTTTTTGGCGCAGTTTGTACAGCAGCAAAATGAGAGCAACAGACGCATAACTGAGGCCAACAAGAAACGGAGGCTCAAGCGGGAAGATATTGCTGAGGGTGAGCATTCTGCTGCTCCTTCTGATGGCCAGATTGTTAAGTACCAGCCATTAATGAATGAGGCCACTAAAGCAATGCTCAGGCAGATGGTGAAAATGGATACTTCTGCCTTTAGCAACGATTCTGATAATTTCTTGATTGGTGATGTTTCCTCATCATCCAATGGAGTTGAGAAAGGGGGCTCTTCAACCTGTGTATCGGGTGTGACTCTTCAAGAGGTCCCACCAACTTCTTTGCCAGTTGCTTCGGGAGTTCCAAGTCATGAC CCCTCAGCTCCTATATCTGAAATTCAATCTCCCCCAGATATATGCGCACTGGTTGGGGCACAAGAAGCAGTGCCCATCTCTATTGCCCAGCCAGATGTAATATTGCCCGAGTTATCTCAAATACCAGAAATGTTGCCGAAAAGTATTGTGGACATTCACAAAGATGATTATGTGGGACCCCAATCAGGGAATGTTGAATTCATGGATCCTATTTCATTGGGAATTGATGGAGCAATGCCGATAGATATCGACAACATCTCTGCTGATCCTGACATAGATGCCTTGCTAGATGCAAGTTCTAACTTTTGGGAGGACCTCCTTGTGGACAATGATGAGGTTGAATCAACTCCACTTGAGGACACTACCAAGGGAAATGAAATGCAGCCATCAGAAAATGGATGGGACAAAGCGCAGCATATGGCAAAGCTTACAGAACAGATGGGCCTTCTTACATCGGATGCAAAAAGGATTTGA